One part of the Lemur catta isolate mLemCat1 chromosome 13, mLemCat1.pri, whole genome shotgun sequence genome encodes these proteins:
- the IL17D gene encoding interleukin-17D isoform X2: MLGTLDLLRPRQVPQVPARGLLPVPRLPDRAVRRGGLPLPQRAGVRARRRAAPHGRLRRGPRGLRRGLRHRPGGLHLRPRAREGRGEHQLQHRQTGRQAAARPQRRARPALSPLVPGLPKGRRRHQTRGLAFHPAVIRVSRRGHVPGLLFRLTWVESLTADGR, translated from the coding sequence GATCTCCTACGACCCCGCCAGGTACCCCAAGTACCTGCCCGAGGCCTACTGCCTGTGCCGCGGCTGCCTGACCGGGCTGTTCGGCGAGGAGGACTTCCGCTTCCGCAGCGCGCCGGTGTACGTGCCCGCCGTCGTGCTGCGCCGCACGGCCGCCTGCGCCGGGGGCCGCGCGGTCTACGCCGAGGACTACGTCACCGTCCCGGTGGGCTGCACCTGCGTCCCCGAGCCCGAGAAGGACGCGGAGAGCATCAACTCCAGCATCGACAAACAGGCCGCCAAGCTGCTGCTCGGCCCCAACGACGAGCCCGCCCGGCCCTGAGCCCGCTCGTGCCCGGGCTCCCGAAGGGGCGTCGCCGGCACCAGACTCGAGGCCTGGCTTTCCACCCAGCAGTTATTAGGGTCAGCCGACGCGGGCATGTCCCTGGCTTGCTTTTTAGGCTAACGTGGGTAGAGTCGTTGACAGCTGATGGGAGGTGA
- the EEF1AKMT1 gene encoding EEF1A lysine methyltransferase 1: MSDLEDDETPQLSARTLAALQEFYAEQKQQTDLGGDDKYNIGIIEENWQLSQFWYSQETALRLAQEAIAATGQGGRIACVSAPSVYQKLRELHREDFSIYIFEYDKRFAMYGEEFIFYDYNNPLDLPEKIAAHSFDIVIADPPYLSEECLRKTSETIKYLTQGKILLCTGAIMEELAAELLGVKMCKFIPKHTRNLANEFCCYVNYESGLDCGL, encoded by the exons ATGAGTGACCTGGAAGATGATGAGACCCCCCAGCTTTCTGCCCGTACCTTAGCAGCTCTCCAGGAGTTTTACGCTGAACAAAAGCAACAGACTGACCTAGGTGGGGATGATAAATATAACATCGGAATAATAGAAGAGAACTGG CAATTGAGCCAGTTTTGGTACAGTCAGGAAACTGCTTTGCGACTCGCACAGGAGGCCATTGCCGCCACTGGACAAGGTGGCAG AATAGCATGTGTGAGTGCCCCCAGCGTGTACCAGAAACTCAGAGAGCTGCACAGAGAAGACTTTTCAATATACATCTTTGAATATGACAAAAGATTTGCCATGTATGGAGAGGAGTTTATCTTCTATGATTACAATAATCCATTGGATTTACCTGAAAAAATTGCTGCACATAGTTTTGACATCGTAATAGCGGATCCTCCCTATCTTTCTGAAGAATGTCTCAGAAAAACGTCAGAAACCATCAAGTACCTCACTCAGGGCAAGATTCTGCTGTGCACTG GTGCCATCATGGAAGAACTGGCGGCAGAACTCCTTGGAGTGAAGATGTGCAAGTTTATTCCAAAACATACCCGAAACTTGGCAAATGAGTTTTGCTGTTATGTGAATTATGAGTCTGGGCTAGACTGTGGTCTCTAA